GGACTCTGGGTGGCATGGCTGTAACTTACATCAACAATGGCAAGCTGTTTGTCGGCCCCCATCTCCTGGCAGGGCTAGGCATGGTCGGCATGATGTCAGTTTCCGCCTCTCTTTCGCCCTACATGCAAAAGGGCGCTAACTGGGCCCGCCTGACTCACATTCTTTTGAATGTAACCTTGTTAGGCCTTTTCGGTTGGCAAGCTGCCACAGGGATCCAAATTGTTCAGCGGATTCTGGAGAAAATGCAGACTGCTTAATCCATTCAGTCTGCTTTCAGAGTCTGAAGTTACTCCAGTCAGCCAGCTCAATTCGCTGGTTGATTTTTTATGGTTCATCATGCTCTGTAGGGTTACAGAGTATGAGAGAGTAAACTTCATAGGGATCTGCAAAAGGGATCGGAAAACATGATTAATTTTCTCTTTTTAGCTCTTGATATCCAGTCCTCACTGAATGCGAATTTATCGACAGTGGGGGTCACTGCAGCGATCGCGGTTGGTCTCGTGGCGCTGCTCCGGCTCCGTGGTTCTAGCGGCTCTCAAACCAAGACATCGGCGGCAACTAAGCCAGTTGGGGCTCAACCTCAACCCAATGACGCAGTAACCTCTGGGGCTCCTCTAGAGGCTTCGCAAAACGGTCAACAGGCTAAGCCCACAGCAGAAGCAACCCAGGATGGAGCGATGGCTCCAGCCCGGAAGAAAACGTTCAGGCAAGCCCCTGAAGTTAGTGCTCCGACAAAACCAGCCCCAGATCCGGCTACCAGTCCGGCTCCTGTGGCAGCAACCTCAACCGTTGTTCCGGCAGTTATGTCTACGTACCGGCGCTATCCGGGGGCCAATATGGCTTCCTTCCTACAAATGGCACGGGAAGTCAAAACTAGCCGTTAATTTGCTAGCTACAATTATTTTTTCTCACAAAACCCCTGGGGTGTGGTTACCGCACTCCAAGGGTTTTTTTATCCCTTGTGATCGACTG
The nucleotide sequence above comes from Leptolyngbya sp. 'hensonii'. Encoded proteins:
- a CDS encoding DUF4079 domain-containing protein, which codes for MSFEIPENVKVWSQFFHPLLMWVVLAIALYALYTGIQVIRTRSADGDAKKALVQGKFNTKHYQIGSLLLALMTLGTLGGMAVTYINNGKLFVGPHLLAGLGMVGMMSVSASLSPYMQKGANWARLTHILLNVTLLGLFGWQAATGIQIVQRILEKMQTA